A single region of the Streptomyces vilmorinianum genome encodes:
- a CDS encoding aldose 1-epimerase, protein MSELTRLTAADAELTINPDNGCRIESLRIGGMELLRQGERYGCFPMVPWCGRIELGQFRNGGEKYQMPLNSPPHATHGTGRDTAWRAARTEDDGRTAAFTYELADPWPYAGRVTQTFALTEDSLTLQLGVETYADSFPAQAGWHPWFNRSLGGGKDVRIDFTADWQEERGSDHLPTGRRIGPTPGPWDDCFGMSDGVDVTLTWPEQLELKVTSRTEWVVIYDEQEAAVCVEPQSGPPNGLNTLPRLVTPIDPLEIEATLAWRRLRAEAA, encoded by the coding sequence GTGAGCGAGCTGACACGACTGACGGCGGCCGACGCCGAGTTGACCATCAACCCCGACAACGGCTGCCGGATCGAGAGCCTGCGGATCGGCGGCATGGAACTGCTGCGCCAGGGCGAGCGGTACGGGTGCTTCCCGATGGTCCCGTGGTGCGGACGGATCGAGCTGGGCCAGTTCCGCAACGGGGGCGAAAAGTACCAGATGCCCCTCAACTCCCCGCCGCACGCCACCCACGGCACCGGCCGCGACACCGCGTGGCGGGCCGCCCGGACGGAGGACGACGGGCGCACGGCGGCGTTCACGTACGAGCTCGCGGACCCCTGGCCGTACGCCGGCCGGGTCACCCAGACCTTCGCGCTCACCGAGGACTCGCTCACGCTCCAGCTCGGTGTCGAGACCTACGCCGACTCCTTCCCGGCCCAGGCCGGCTGGCACCCCTGGTTCAACCGGAGCCTCGGCGGCGGCAAGGACGTACGGATCGACTTCACCGCCGACTGGCAGGAGGAACGCGGCTCCGACCATCTCCCCACCGGGCGCCGGATCGGCCCTACCCCCGGTCCCTGGGACGACTGCTTCGGCATGTCCGACGGCGTCGACGTCACCCTCACCTGGCCGGAGCAGCTGGAGCTGAAGGTGACCAGCCGCACCGAGTGGGTCGTGATCTACGACGAGCAGGAGGCGGCCGTGTGCGTCGAGCCGCAGTCCGGTCCGCCGAACGGCCTCAACACGCTTCCTCGTCTTGTCACCCCCATCGATCCCCTGGAGATCGAGGCCACGCTGGCCTGGCGGCGGCTTCGAGCCGAGGCGGCTTAA
- a CDS encoding DUF3151 domain-containing protein, with product MAIHENLLGGPPPTHLPDDPEPRELLANGTAPADVAAKYPTSSLAWAQLADEAFEAGRVVESYAYARTGYHRGLDALRRSGWKGHGPVPWEHEPNRGFLRALHALARAAGEIGEKDEYERCSTFLRDSSETAAETLG from the coding sequence ATGGCCATCCACGAGAACCTGCTGGGGGGACCGCCCCCCACTCACCTGCCCGACGACCCCGAACCGCGCGAGCTGCTCGCGAACGGCACGGCGCCGGCGGACGTCGCCGCGAAGTACCCGACCTCTTCGCTGGCCTGGGCCCAGCTCGCCGACGAGGCGTTCGAGGCCGGCCGCGTCGTCGAGTCGTACGCGTACGCCCGTACCGGCTACCACCGCGGCCTGGACGCGCTGCGCCGCAGCGGCTGGAAGGGCCACGGGCCGGTGCCGTGGGAGCACGAGCCCAACCGCGGCTTCCTGCGGGCGCTGCACGCGCTGGCGCGGGCGGCCGGCGAGATCGGCGAGAAGGACGAGTACGAGCGCTGCTCGACGTTCCTGCGCGACTCCTCCGAGACGGCGGCCGAGACCCTCGGCTGA
- the pyrE gene encoding orotate phosphoribosyltransferase has product MTDVRAELLQQIKDKAVVHGKVTLSSGREADYYIDLRRITLDGEAAPLVGQVMLDLTAELDFDCVGGLTLGADPVATSMLHASAARGQRLDAFVVRKAQKAHGMQRRIEGTDVKGRRCLVVEDTSTTGGSPLTAVEAVREAGGEVVAVATIVDRGAAGAIAEAGLPYLTGYQLGDLGLA; this is encoded by the coding sequence ATGACTGACGTACGCGCTGAGCTGCTCCAGCAGATCAAGGACAAGGCCGTGGTGCACGGCAAGGTGACCCTCTCCTCGGGTCGTGAGGCCGACTACTACATCGACCTGCGCCGGATCACGCTGGACGGCGAGGCCGCACCGCTGGTCGGTCAGGTCATGCTCGACCTCACCGCCGAGCTGGACTTCGACTGCGTGGGCGGCCTCACGCTGGGCGCCGACCCGGTGGCCACCTCGATGCTGCACGCCTCCGCCGCGCGCGGGCAGCGCCTGGACGCCTTCGTCGTCCGGAAGGCCCAGAAGGCGCACGGCATGCAGCGCCGGATCGAGGGCACGGACGTCAAGGGCCGTCGCTGCCTGGTCGTCGAGGACACCTCCACCACCGGCGGTTCGCCGCTGACCGCGGTCGAGGCGGTGCGCGAGGCGGGCGGCGAGGTCGTCGCCGTGGCCACGATCGTCGACCGCGGCGCCGCGGGTGCGATCGCCGAGGCCGGTCTGCCGTACCTCACCGGATACCAGCTGGGCGACCTCGGTCTCGCCTGA
- a CDS encoding MalY/PatB family protein: protein MTTTYDFDREIDRHGTWSVQWDGIADRFGAGELLPFTISDMDFASPPEVLRALQERVAHGVFGYTDWRLGAFREAVRHWYATRHDTALDIETLVYAPSVLSQLSQLLQMWTEPGDGVVVHTPTYDGFRKAVTGLGRELRGVPVGDTEALEAELARADSRMLLLCSPHNPTGRVWREDELAEFSRLAERHGVAVVSDEIHADLVAGGRRHLPWSRFTEAGRGRRWALITSGTKAFNFPALTGSYGIIGDPDEREAFVRRMETGEGLASPAVLSLTAHIAAYREGGPWLDSLRAYVAGTMRLVEERLAEGLPGVTWTPPQAGYLAWIDLRPLGIDEAALQRELVETEKVAIMPGGVYGTPGFVRLNVGCPRKKAERGVDALVRAAGRLRRA, encoded by the coding sequence GTGACGACGACGTACGACTTCGACCGTGAGATAGACCGGCACGGCACGTGGTCGGTGCAGTGGGATGGGATCGCGGACCGCTTCGGCGCTGGTGAGCTGCTCCCCTTCACCATCTCCGACATGGACTTCGCCTCCCCGCCGGAGGTGCTGCGGGCGCTTCAGGAGCGGGTGGCGCACGGCGTCTTCGGCTACACGGACTGGCGGCTCGGCGCGTTCCGGGAGGCGGTACGCCACTGGTACGCGACCCGCCACGACACCGCGCTCGACATCGAGACGCTGGTGTACGCCCCCTCGGTGCTGAGCCAGCTCTCGCAGCTGCTCCAGATGTGGACGGAGCCCGGCGACGGCGTGGTGGTGCACACCCCGACGTACGACGGCTTTCGCAAGGCCGTCACGGGTCTGGGGCGTGAGCTGCGCGGCGTACCGGTCGGGGACACCGAGGCGCTGGAGGCGGAGCTGGCGCGGGCGGACAGCCGGATGCTGCTGCTCTGCTCGCCGCACAACCCGACGGGCCGGGTCTGGCGGGAGGACGAGCTGGCGGAGTTCTCGCGGCTCGCCGAGCGCCACGGGGTCGCGGTCGTCAGCGACGAGATCCACGCGGACCTGGTGGCCGGCGGCCGGCGCCATCTGCCGTGGAGCCGTTTCACCGAGGCCGGCCGCGGCCGGCGCTGGGCCCTGATCACCTCGGGCACGAAGGCCTTCAACTTTCCGGCGCTGACCGGCTCGTACGGGATCATCGGCGACCCCGACGAGCGCGAGGCGTTCGTCCGCCGCATGGAGACCGGTGAGGGGCTCGCCTCTCCGGCCGTGCTCTCGCTGACCGCCCACATCGCCGCGTACCGGGAGGGCGGGCCGTGGCTGGACTCCCTGCGGGCGTACGTGGCCGGAACGATGCGGCTGGTGGAGGAGCGGCTCGCGGAGGGGCTGCCGGGGGTGACCTGGACGCCCCCGCAGGCGGGCTACCTGGCCTGGATCGACCTGCGGCCGCTCGGCATCGACGAGGCCGCGCTCCAGCGGGAGCTGGTGGAGACCGAGAAGGTCGCGATCATGCCGGGCGGGGTGTACGGGACGCCGGGCTTCGTCCGGCTGAACGTCGGCTGCCCGCGGAAGAAGGCGGAACGGGGCGTGGACGCGCTCGTGCGGGCGGCGGGCAGGCTGCGGAGGGCCTGA
- a CDS encoding MFS transporter, with product MDIRLASGTGRWIVFTTVLASGMALLDSTVVNVALPHIGEDLGADMAALQWTVNAYMLTLAGLILLGGALGDRYGRRRVFVVGVVWFAVASLLCGLAPNAGVLIAARALQGVGGALLTPGSLALIQASFHREDRARAVGLWSGFGGVGAAIGPFVGGWLVDGPGWRWVFLLNVPLAALCVPVALRHVPESRDESAHGRFDVLGAVLAAGGLGLVTYALIAGVWWAGALGVVVGAAFVLVERRRAESAMVPPSVFASRLFTSVNLVTLCVYAALGGFFFLVALQLQVVSGYSALATGTALLPTTVLMLLLSAKAGELGEKIGPRIPLTVGPLVCAGGMVLMLRVGEDASYVRDVVPAMLVLGIGLTVLVAPLTATVLASVHVGRAGLASGINNAAARAAGLLAVAALPALAGMGPEAYRSAEEFGETFRRAMPMCAGLMVAGAVLAWTTVRVPAGAPGCHPECKVHCGVTAPPLNPGERSVPGDGSGAGAGRPGAMGRVRGGHRSRPAPRRGHGWGRRSHPGDQ from the coding sequence ATGGACATCAGGCTCGCCTCGGGCACGGGGCGGTGGATCGTCTTCACCACCGTCCTCGCCTCGGGGATGGCGCTGCTCGACTCCACCGTCGTCAACGTCGCCCTTCCCCACATCGGCGAGGACCTCGGGGCCGACATGGCCGCGCTCCAGTGGACCGTCAACGCCTACATGCTCACGCTCGCCGGCCTCATCCTGCTCGGCGGGGCGCTGGGCGACCGGTACGGGCGGCGGCGGGTGTTCGTGGTCGGGGTGGTGTGGTTCGCCGTGGCCTCGCTGCTGTGCGGGCTCGCGCCGAACGCCGGTGTGCTGATCGCCGCCCGCGCCCTCCAGGGCGTCGGCGGCGCGCTGCTGACCCCCGGGTCGCTCGCGCTGATCCAGGCGAGCTTCCACCGGGAGGACCGGGCCAGGGCCGTCGGGCTGTGGTCCGGCTTCGGCGGGGTCGGGGCGGCGATCGGGCCGTTCGTCGGCGGCTGGCTGGTCGACGGGCCCGGCTGGCGGTGGGTGTTCCTGCTGAACGTGCCGCTGGCCGCGCTGTGCGTGCCGGTCGCGCTGCGGCACGTGCCCGAGTCGCGAGACGAGTCCGCCCACGGCCGCTTCGACGTGCTCGGCGCGGTCCTCGCGGCCGGGGGGCTCGGCCTCGTCACGTACGCGCTGATCGCCGGAGTGTGGTGGGCGGGGGCGTTGGGTGTCGTGGTCGGGGCGGCGTTCGTCCTCGTGGAGCGGCGGCGGGCCGAGAGCGCGATGGTGCCGCCGTCGGTCTTCGCGTCCCGGCTGTTCACCTCGGTCAATCTGGTGACGCTGTGCGTGTACGCGGCGCTCGGCGGCTTCTTCTTCCTGGTCGCACTCCAGCTCCAGGTGGTGTCCGGCTACTCGGCGCTCGCGACGGGGACGGCGCTGTTGCCGACCACCGTGCTGATGCTGCTGCTCTCGGCGAAGGCGGGGGAGCTGGGCGAGAAGATCGGGCCGCGGATCCCGCTGACGGTGGGCCCGCTGGTGTGCGCGGGCGGGATGGTCCTGATGCTGCGCGTGGGCGAGGACGCCTCGTACGTACGGGACGTGGTGCCGGCCATGCTGGTGCTCGGCATCGGCCTGACCGTCCTGGTGGCCCCGCTGACGGCGACCGTCCTGGCCTCGGTGCACGTGGGGCGAGCCGGCCTGGCGAGCGGCATCAACAACGCGGCGGCCCGCGCGGCGGGGCTGCTCGCGGTCGCGGCGCTGCCGGCGCTGGCGGGGATGGGACCGGAGGCGTACCGCTCGGCGGAGGAGTTCGGGGAGACGTTCCGGCGGGCGATGCCGATGTGCGCGGGGCTGATGGTGGCGGGGGCGGTCCTGGCCTGGACGACGGTCCGGGTGCCCGCCGGGGCGCCGGGCTGCCACCCCGAGTGCAAGGTCCACTGCGGGGTGACGGCCCCACCGCTGAACCCGGGGGAGCGCTCGGTCCCCGGCGACGGCTCGGGCGCGGGGGCCGGGCGCCCCGGGGCGATGGGCAGAGTCCGGGGTGGCCATCGGTCCCGGCCGGCACCCCGGCGAGGGCACGGTTGGGGGCGCCGGTCGCACCCGGGCGATCAGTGA
- a CDS encoding spermidine synthase: MIDPPVTMPPKRVTRLPVRPTAVRFPVLVVVFVCAACGLVYELELVALASYLIGDSVTQASVVLSVMVFAMGVGSLLAKRLRCRAAVGFGLVEGGLALVGGCSALVLYAAFAWLGEARYVLVAFSLAIGVLIGAEIPLLMSLIQRAESGRSYGVRDKQYDDRQYDDRQYDDRQCADKQYDDKQYADKQYDRDPAGTVADLFAADYVGALVGGLAFPFLLLPWLGQLTGALVTGAVNAVAGGGLVLWLFRRDLTRRSRALLIGTNLAVLAVLATATVLVDDFEEAARRAVYGDSVRVAVRTDLQEVVVTGERGGPPDLFVDGRLRVGGQDEYRYHESLVHPAMNGPRARVLIIGGGDGLAAREVLRYADVRSVTVVELDPGVVRLARTHPELATLNGNAYRDPRVRVAFADAFRWLRGAGAGERYDVVISDLPDPGISASTKLYSEEFYGLASRVLADGGRLVVHAGSASARPRTFWTVDSTLRAAGFATRPYSAHGRGASLAAGPDRAERADRSAGATEAGAKAGIGTGTGTGAGTGAGDWGYVLAVAGTYPPELGLAPDVPPLRSLTADALATGAWAVELTRDAREAAPPPSTLVHPRYGG, from the coding sequence ATGATCGATCCGCCCGTGACCATGCCACCCAAGAGGGTGACGCGGCTGCCCGTTCGGCCGACTGCGGTGCGGTTTCCGGTTCTCGTCGTCGTGTTCGTCTGCGCCGCGTGCGGACTCGTCTACGAGCTGGAACTGGTCGCGCTCGCCTCGTACTTGATCGGCGACTCGGTCACCCAGGCCTCCGTGGTCCTGTCCGTGATGGTGTTCGCGATGGGCGTCGGCTCGCTGCTCGCCAAGCGGCTGCGCTGCCGTGCCGCCGTCGGCTTCGGCCTGGTCGAGGGCGGGCTGGCGCTGGTCGGCGGCTGCTCCGCCCTCGTTCTGTACGCCGCGTTCGCCTGGCTGGGCGAGGCGCGGTACGTCCTGGTGGCGTTCTCCCTCGCCATCGGGGTGCTGATCGGGGCGGAGATCCCGCTGCTGATGTCGCTCATCCAGCGGGCGGAGTCGGGGCGTTCCTACGGCGTGCGGGACAAGCAGTACGACGACAGGCAGTACGACGACAGGCAGTACGACGACAGGCAGTGCGCCGACAAGCAGTACGACGACAAGCAGTACGCCGACAAGCAGTACGACAGGGATCCGGCGGGCACGGTCGCCGACCTCTTCGCCGCCGACTACGTCGGCGCGCTGGTCGGCGGCCTCGCCTTCCCGTTCCTGCTGCTGCCCTGGCTCGGCCAGCTCACCGGCGCGCTCGTGACCGGCGCGGTGAACGCGGTGGCGGGCGGCGGCCTGGTGCTGTGGCTGTTCCGGCGCGATCTGACCCGCCGCTCCCGGGCGCTGCTGATCGGCACGAACCTGGCCGTCCTCGCCGTCCTCGCCACCGCCACCGTCCTCGTCGACGACTTCGAGGAGGCGGCGCGCCGCGCGGTGTACGGCGACAGCGTGCGGGTCGCCGTCCGCACCGACCTGCAGGAAGTGGTGGTGACGGGGGAGCGTGGGGGACCGCCGGACCTCTTCGTGGACGGGCGGCTGCGGGTCGGCGGACAGGACGAGTACCGCTATCACGAGTCGCTGGTGCACCCCGCGATGAACGGGCCGCGCGCCCGGGTGCTGATCATCGGCGGCGGTGACGGCCTCGCCGCTCGCGAGGTGCTGCGCTACGCCGACGTCCGCTCGGTCACCGTCGTCGAGCTCGACCCCGGAGTCGTACGGCTCGCCCGGACCCACCCCGAGCTCGCCACCCTCAACGGCAACGCCTACCGGGACCCGCGCGTGCGGGTGGCGTTCGCGGACGCGTTCCGCTGGCTGCGCGGGGCGGGCGCCGGCGAGCGGTACGACGTGGTGATCTCGGACCTGCCCGACCCCGGGATCTCCGCCAGCACCAAGCTGTACTCCGAGGAGTTCTACGGGCTCGCGTCCCGGGTCCTCGCCGACGGCGGACGGCTCGTCGTCCACGCCGGCTCGGCCTCGGCCCGCCCGCGCACCTTCTGGACGGTGGACTCCACCCTGCGCGCGGCCGGTTTCGCGACCCGGCCCTACAGCGCGCACGGGCGCGGGGCGAGCCTCGCCGCGGGACCCGACCGGGCCGAGCGCGCCGACCGCTCCGCCGGCGCGACGGAGGCGGGGGCGAAGGCGGGCATCGGTACGGGTACGGGTACGGGGGCAGGTACGGGCGCGGGGGACTGGGGGTACGTCCTGGCGGTCGCGGGCACGTACCCGCCCGAGCTGGGCCTCGCCCCCGACGTGCCCCCGCTGCGGTCCCTGACGGCGGACGCCCTGGCGACGGGGGCGTGGGCCGTGGAGCTGACCCGGGACGCGCGGGAGGCCGCACCTCCGCCGTCGACGCTGGTCCACCCGCGCTACGGCGGCTGA
- the fbaA gene encoding class II fructose-bisphosphate aldolase, giving the protein MPIATPEVYNEMLDRAKAGKFAYPAINVTSSQTLHAALRGFAEAESDGIIQISTGGAEFLGGQHNKDMVTGAVALAEFAHIVAAKYDITVALHTDHCPKDKLDGYVRPLLDISAERVKAGKNPLFQSHMWDGSAETLADNLAIGQELLAKAVAAKIILEVEITPTGGEEDGVSHEINDELYTTVDDAIRTAEALGLGEKGRYLLAASFGNVHGVYKPGNVVLRPELLKDLQAGVAEKYGKASPFDFVFHGGSGSTAEEIATALENGVVKMNLDTDTQYAFTRPVADHMFKNYDGVLKVDGEVGKKSTYDPRTWGKLAEAGMATRVAEACAALRSTGTKLK; this is encoded by the coding sequence ATGCCCATCGCAACCCCCGAGGTCTACAACGAGATGCTCGACCGGGCGAAGGCAGGCAAGTTCGCCTACCCGGCCATCAACGTGACCTCGTCCCAGACCCTGCACGCTGCCCTGCGGGGCTTCGCGGAGGCCGAGAGCGACGGCATCATCCAGATTTCGACCGGCGGAGCCGAGTTCCTGGGCGGCCAGCACAACAAGGACATGGTCACGGGCGCCGTTGCCCTGGCCGAGTTCGCGCACATCGTCGCCGCCAAGTACGACATCACGGTCGCCCTCCACACCGACCACTGCCCGAAGGACAAGCTGGACGGCTACGTCCGTCCGCTGCTCGACATCTCCGCCGAGCGCGTCAAGGCCGGCAAGAACCCGCTGTTCCAGTCCCACATGTGGGACGGCTCCGCCGAGACCCTCGCCGACAACCTGGCCATCGGCCAGGAGCTGCTGGCCAAGGCCGTCGCCGCCAAGATCATCCTCGAGGTCGAGATCACCCCGACCGGTGGCGAGGAGGACGGCGTCAGCCACGAGATCAACGACGAGCTGTACACGACCGTCGACGACGCGATCCGCACCGCCGAGGCCCTGGGCCTGGGCGAGAAGGGCCGCTACCTGCTGGCCGCCTCCTTCGGCAACGTGCACGGCGTCTACAAGCCGGGCAACGTCGTGCTCCGTCCCGAGCTGCTCAAGGACCTGCAGGCGGGCGTGGCCGAGAAGTACGGCAAGGCCTCCCCGTTCGACTTCGTCTTCCACGGCGGTTCCGGCTCCACCGCCGAGGAGATCGCCACCGCGCTGGAGAACGGCGTCGTGAAGATGAACCTCGACACCGACACCCAGTACGCCTTCACGCGTCCGGTGGCGGACCACATGTTCAAGAACTACGACGGTGTCCTGAAGGTCGACGGCGAGGTCGGCAAGAAGTCCACCTACGACCCGCGCACCTGGGGCAAGCTGGCCGAGGCGGGCATGGCCACGCGCGTGGCCGAGGCCTGCGCGGCGCTGCGTTCGACCGGTACGAAGCTGAAGTAG
- a CDS encoding DUF3152 domain-containing protein: MGRLVLPTLALITLSLGGGAALAHYNSGEDTGSGGAAAAPTTDPAPTTVTPTPQVTTLRPKPSTLSPKPTITPRKTTVPASGAGTFTTAQASGDAVGTGGTLRRYRVQVEDGIDISARQAAAEIQEILAHPRGWAAHGRGRFQLVSENADFVIRIATPTTADRLCLAQGLNTRGELNCETSQGVVVNLKRWMLGSPTFAGTPAEYRHLIINHEVGHEIGIRMHMTCPGAGKPAPVMMQQIKGLKGCRSNAFPYDEDGSYIEGPIVP; the protein is encoded by the coding sequence GTGGGGCGGCTCGTCCTGCCGACGCTCGCGCTGATCACGCTCTCCCTCGGTGGTGGCGCCGCGCTCGCCCACTACAACAGCGGCGAGGACACCGGCTCCGGCGGAGCCGCCGCGGCCCCCACCACCGACCCGGCCCCGACCACGGTGACGCCCACCCCCCAGGTCACGACCCTGCGGCCGAAGCCGAGCACCCTGTCGCCGAAGCCGACGATCACGCCCAGGAAGACGACCGTGCCCGCCTCCGGCGCCGGTACCTTCACCACGGCCCAGGCCTCCGGTGACGCCGTCGGCACCGGTGGCACCCTGCGGCGCTACCGCGTCCAGGTCGAGGACGGCATCGACATCTCCGCCCGGCAGGCCGCCGCCGAGATCCAGGAGATCCTGGCCCATCCCCGGGGCTGGGCCGCCCACGGCCGTGGCCGGTTCCAACTGGTCTCGGAGAACGCCGACTTCGTCATCCGTATCGCGACCCCGACTACCGCCGACCGGCTCTGCCTCGCGCAGGGGCTCAACACCCGCGGCGAGCTGAACTGCGAGACGTCCCAGGGGGTGGTCGTGAACCTGAAGCGGTGGATGCTCGGCTCCCCGACGTTCGCCGGCACGCCCGCCGAGTACCGGCACCTGATCATCAACCACGAGGTCGGGCACGAGATCGGCATCCGGATGCACATGACCTGCCCCGGCGCCGGGAAGCCGGCGCCCGTGATGATGCAGCAGATCAAGGGGCTCAAGGGCTGTCGTTCGAACGCATTTCCGTATGACGAAGACGGTAGCTACATCGAGGGTCCGATCGTGCCATGA
- a CDS encoding SRPBCC domain-containing protein, with protein sequence MEHEVFVPVPADVLRATLTDPARVARCVPGLQQDADAQAGPLSGRLKIRAGGNTITYRGALRLSERDGGVIAVEGKGSEVRGKASVKLSLAIALTPVADGTTLTFSGTVKQAGRLADLSEETRESAAQRLIEKFVAGLTAVAETGPEKAEDVAEADLEADLEAGLGADGEAVDEAEAVDEVDDEADIDSDGVDDGIEEPHRPSPVESQVPQPSLDPFLSGDFDDTPVEYPAEPPAVEAAHARRTMIGRSAEEVDHAPPRGRYAPVPAPESTTAGATLRWIAPAAALALASAVVVGRALRRRR encoded by the coding sequence ATGGAGCATGAGGTGTTCGTTCCGGTCCCGGCCGATGTCCTGCGCGCGACGCTGACGGACCCCGCACGGGTGGCGCGCTGCGTCCCCGGGCTCCAGCAGGACGCCGACGCGCAGGCGGGCCCCCTCTCGGGCCGCCTGAAGATCCGGGCCGGCGGCAACACCATCACCTACCGCGGCGCGCTGCGGCTGTCCGAACGGGACGGCGGAGTCATCGCCGTCGAGGGCAAGGGCAGCGAGGTCCGTGGCAAGGCCTCGGTGAAGCTGTCCCTGGCGATCGCCCTCACCCCGGTGGCCGACGGCACGACGCTCACCTTCTCGGGCACCGTGAAGCAGGCCGGCCGCCTCGCGGACCTCTCCGAGGAGACACGGGAATCGGCGGCCCAGCGGCTGATCGAGAAGTTCGTGGCGGGACTGACCGCCGTAGCGGAAACCGGGCCGGAGAAGGCCGAGGACGTGGCCGAGGCGGACCTGGAGGCGGACCTGGAGGCGGGCCTCGGCGCCGACGGCGAGGCGGTCGACGAGGCCGAGGCGGTCGACGAGGTCGACGACGAGGCCGACATCGACAGCGACGGAGTCGACGACGGGATCGAGGAACCCCACCGCCCGTCGCCCGTCGAGTCACAGGTCCCCCAGCCCTCGCTCGACCCCTTCCTGAGCGGTGACTTCGACGACACGCCGGTCGAGTACCCCGCCGAACCCCCCGCCGTCGAGGCCGCCCACGCGCGGCGGACGATGATCGGGCGCAGCGCCGAGGAGGTCGACCACGCCCCGCCGCGCGGCCGGTACGCCCCCGTCCCGGCCCCCGAGTCCACCACCGCGGGCGCCACCCTGCGCTGGATCGCCCCCGCCGCCGCCCTCGCGCTCGCCTCCGCGGTCGTCGTCGGCCGCGCCCTCCGGCGCCGCCGCTGA
- a CDS encoding tryptophan 2,3-dioxygenase family protein: MSTFPDASGAGSVDDPNLDFAGTTPYEDYVQADVLTHLQHLRSDDPGEMVFLVTTQVMELWFTVIVHEWETASRALREDRVPVAMDALKRSVRELEALNHSWRPLAQLTPAQFNSYRAALGEGSGFQSAMYRRMEFLLGEKSASMLVPHRGAPRVHAELEKALQEPSMYDEVLRLLARRGLPVPEAVLARDLAKKYEPSPEIEEIWAGIYADPDQNGELVRLGEALSDVAELIWRWRNDHLVATRRAMGSKTGTGGSAGVAWLEKRAQKNVFPELWTARSHV; encoded by the coding sequence ATGTCCACCTTCCCCGATGCCTCTGGAGCCGGTTCGGTCGATGACCCGAACCTCGACTTCGCGGGCACGACGCCGTACGAGGACTATGTCCAGGCGGACGTCCTCACCCACCTCCAGCACCTGCGCTCCGACGACCCGGGCGAGATGGTCTTCCTGGTCACCACCCAGGTCATGGAGCTGTGGTTCACCGTCATCGTCCACGAGTGGGAGACCGCGAGCCGCGCGCTGCGCGAGGACCGCGTCCCGGTGGCGATGGACGCGCTCAAGCGCTCCGTGCGCGAGCTGGAGGCGCTGAACCACTCCTGGCGGCCACTGGCCCAGCTCACCCCGGCGCAGTTCAACTCCTACCGCGCGGCCCTCGGCGAGGGCTCCGGCTTCCAGTCGGCGATGTACCGGCGGATGGAGTTCCTGCTCGGCGAGAAGTCCGCGTCGATGCTGGTGCCGCACCGCGGCGCGCCCCGCGTCCACGCCGAGCTGGAGAAGGCGCTGCAGGAGCCGAGCATGTACGACGAGGTGCTCAGGCTGCTCGCCCGGCGCGGGCTGCCCGTGCCCGAGGCCGTGCTCGCGCGCGACCTGGCGAAGAAGTACGAGCCGTCGCCCGAGATCGAGGAGATCTGGGCCGGCATCTACGCCGACCCCGACCAGAACGGCGAGCTCGTCCGCCTCGGCGAGGCGCTCAGCGATGTCGCCGAGCTGATCTGGCGCTGGCGCAACGACCACCTCGTCGCCACCCGGCGGGCCATGGGCTCCAAGACCGGCACCGGCGGCTCGGCGGGCGTGGCCTGGCTGGAGAAGCGCGCGCAGAAGAACGTGTTCCCCGAGCTGTGGACGGCGCGCAGCCATGTCTGA